Genomic segment of Dactylococcopsis salina PCC 8305:
ATTCATTGTTTGAAAGGCTTCTTTTGCCCATTCACTTCCTATTACCTGAAGATCACTCCCTAAGAAACTACGGGCTGCTTTGATGGCAGCTTCTTTTGATGGAGCTTCAGCAAAAAATAAGCAATCAGTGGATAACTGCTTTTTCGGATTTTCTAAAAAAGCATAAGCCTCGTCAAGAGTATTCCAAGCTACCCATAGCCAAGAGCTACCACACTCACAAAAGCTAACCACACGGGAATCCCATCGCATCTTTTACCTCACTCACACAAAAAAACTTACTCAGATTTTAATCTAGGGTAACATAGGGTGTCCACTGTCCTTGATTGAAACTTGGGGGGGGGTGGGGCATTCTGAAGAAATCAATCAATACATTGAGCGTAACCGTATTTCAGATGAACTAATTGATCCGTTGGTGAGAGATTTGTGAGCAATTTTTTGATTAGTTTATACTTAGATGAAGATGTTCATGTTTTAGTAGCGGATTTGCTTCAAGCAAGAGGCTTTGATGTCATTACTGCAAGGGATGCGGGACAACAAACAGTGTCTAAAAACGATAAACTTCTCGCCGATGACCAATTTTGATAACTAATATAACAAGTTCTCGATCGCGAATTTCGTACAAAACCCGATACATTCCGACTCGAATACGGTAAGCATCTTCCCCTTTACCTTGAAGTTTCTCAACACCCGAAGGACAAGGTTCTTGGGCTAGAGCATCAATTTTGTCGCTAATTCGTTTCTGATCCTATCGAGAAAGCCGTTTCAGGTTTTTCTCAGCCCGACGGGAGAACTCAATTTGATAGCTCATAGCCCTAAGTTGGCTTTAACAGTTTCCCAAGGAATTGTACCTTCTTCCTGAATCTCTTGTTTTACCGCTTCCATCTCCGCAACATCTTGCTCATCT
This window contains:
- a CDS encoding type II toxin-antitoxin system RelE family toxin; protein product: MSDKIDALAQEPCPSGVEKLQGKGEDAYRIRVGMYRVLYEIRDRELVILVIKIGHRREVYRF